The DNA sequence TCCGCAATAAACCTGATTTTTGCTGCCGCGGTTTTGGCGATCAATCTCTTGATCGACATGCTTTATGCCTTCTTGGACCCCAGGATCCGCTATCAATAGAAGAGGAAGATCGGGACTATGAGTGATCTCCCAAGGATACCGTTACCAGTAGGCGAGCCAAAGCGACGTAACGCCGCGGCTATTCTATTAGTCAGATTGTGGAAAGAGAAGCCGCTGGGTGTCGCCAGCGGAGTTATCGTATTGCTATTGATTGTTGTGGCTATCTTTGGCGATCAATTGGCCCCTCATCCATATTATGAAATGCACCTGATAGACAGACTGCAGGGCTCATCAGCCCAGTATCTGCTGGGTACCGACCAGATGGGGAGAGACTTGTTGAGCCGCCTTATCGCCGGGGCTCGTATCTCCGTCGTTGTCGGTCTGGCCGCGACTACGGTGAATGTCGTCGTCGCTGTCCTGGTCGGCGGCGTTTCAGGATTCGTTGGTGGTAAATATGACATTACGGTGCAGAGATTTGTCGATGCATGGATGTCTATACCAACTTTGCTCATATTGTTAACGGTAATGTCCATTGTAGGGCGAGGATTTTTTCAGATCATTGCAGTCCTGGGCATATCAGGAGGTATCGGCGGCTCGAGAGTGGTCAGAAGTGCGGTCATAGGGGTAAAAGAAAATGCCTATTTTCAGTCGGCAGAGGCGATTGGGTCGTCGCGATGGAGGACGCTCATCCGACATGTTCTGCCCAATATCGTTGCGCCCATAATCATCATTTTCAGCATTAACGTCGGCGGCGTGATTATGGCTGAGGCTTCTCTCAGCTTCCTCGGATACGGTCTATCGGTGGATATTCCCAGTTGGGGCGGTATGCTCAGCCGGGAAGGACGTCAGTATATGGAGCAGGCGCCATGGATGGCTCTGTGGCCAGGGCTGTGCCTGACGATTGCGGTGTACAGCTTCAACATGTTGGGTGACGCCCTCAGGGACCTGCTCGATCCGCGGCTGCGGGGTGGTGGTGGGCGGCTGGGTGTCGATGCCGTTACGTCGGTTTGACAGCGCGCGCATGCGCTTGCGGGAGGTGAGTGGTGTTCAAGAAGCTTGATCATATCGGTGTTGTAACGACGGATATGGAGAGATTCATC is a window from the Spirochaetaceae bacterium genome containing:
- a CDS encoding ABC transporter permease, whose translation is MWKEKPLGVASGVIVLLLIVVAIFGDQLAPHPYYEMHLIDRLQGSSAQYLLGTDQMGRDLLSRLIAGARISVVVGLAATTVNVVVAVLVGGVSGFVGGKYDITVQRFVDAWMSIPTLLILLTVMSIVGRGFFQIIAVLGISGGIGGSRVVRSAVIGVKENAYFQSAEAIGSSRWRTLIRHVLPNIVAPIIIIFSINVGGVIMAEASLSFLGYGLSVDIPSWGGMLSREGRQYMEQAPWMALWPGLCLTIAVYSFNMLGDALRDLLDPRLRGGGGRLGVDAVTSV